The following are encoded together in the Parabacteroides chongii genome:
- a CDS encoding DUF1573 domain-containing protein: MLNMKRLGFILCCLFLITANIAAQNGAQISADELTYNFGTIAEADGLASHTFVIKNTGDGPLVITRITASCGCTQPEWTKEPIAPGKTGNVKVTYNPKGRPGPFYKTISIFSNGKKGSYTLAIKGNVTPKPLIPLQIFPYSIGDLKMQTKTVLYSSVRPDDTLGEKISVKNEGKTTLTIHQGKVPHYLTVEVRPTQLAPDEVGEITLLLDAKAAKRKGRVTTEIPLTIESIGQKEVTGKVHVAANIIDNFGKLTAADKAQAPVAQLSGTLLDFGKLPEKGSFIPLIGGKVTGTVEVTNTGKSPLIIHSFTCDDERIDISGGKKELKPGTTAIFKISVRPREIKTKLEALVNIVCNDPNGPVRLIKVTAEK; this comes from the coding sequence ATGCTGAATATGAAAAGACTGGGCTTTATTCTATGCTGCCTATTCCTGATAACAGCTAATATAGCGGCACAGAACGGAGCTCAGATAAGTGCAGACGAACTGACCTATAACTTCGGTACTATCGCCGAAGCGGATGGATTGGCCAGTCATACTTTTGTTATTAAAAATACGGGAGACGGTCCGCTGGTCATCACTCGTATCACTGCTTCTTGTGGCTGCACGCAACCGGAATGGACAAAAGAACCTATCGCCCCGGGAAAGACCGGAAACGTAAAAGTGACCTATAATCCCAAAGGACGTCCTGGCCCGTTCTACAAAACGATCTCAATATTCAGCAATGGTAAAAAAGGCAGCTATACGCTGGCTATCAAAGGAAACGTAACACCGAAACCGCTTATACCGCTTCAGATTTTCCCCTACTCGATAGGTGACCTGAAAATGCAGACTAAAACGGTGCTGTACAGCAGTGTCCGCCCCGACGATACACTGGGAGAAAAGATCAGTGTCAAAAATGAAGGAAAGACAACGCTGACGATACACCAGGGTAAAGTGCCTCACTACCTGACCGTAGAAGTGCGCCCGACCCAACTGGCTCCGGACGAAGTAGGTGAAATCACTTTGTTGCTGGACGCGAAAGCGGCAAAAAGAAAAGGTAGGGTTACGACAGAAATACCTTTGACGATCGAAAGTATCGGTCAAAAAGAAGTAACCGGAAAGGTACACGTAGCCGCCAATATCATCGATAACTTCGGCAAACTGACTGCTGCTGATAAGGCGCAGGCCCCGGTAGCCCAGTTGTCAGGAACATTGCTCGACTTCGGCAAGCTGCCGGAGAAAGGAAGCTTTATACCGTTGATCGGAGGGAAAGTAACCGGCACTGTAGAGGTGACCAACACCGGAAAGTCACCGCTTATCATACACAGTTTCACCTGCGATGATGAACGGATCGATATTTCAGGAGGGAAAAAAGAATTGAAGCCGGGAACAACGGCTATATTCAAAATATCAGTTCGTCCGAGAGAAATAAAGACGAAGCTGGAAGCACTGGTAAATATTGTATGTAACGACCCGAACGGTCCTGTTCGCCTCATAAAGGTAACAGCAGAAAAGTAA
- a CDS encoding DUF1573 domain-containing protein, which yields MKQIIFIFMAILLATGIASAQKKAVISAEQTSHDFAQIKEADGKVSTTFVVKNTGEAPLVITRVIASCGCTTPEWTKEPIAPGQTGDIKITYDPKGRPGPFSKTISVYSNGKTGSYILTIRGEVI from the coding sequence ATGAAACAGATTATTTTTATTTTTATGGCAATCCTGCTTGCTACAGGAATAGCTTCTGCTCAGAAAAAAGCAGTTATTTCTGCAGAACAAACTTCTCACGACTTTGCACAAATTAAAGAAGCCGATGGAAAAGTATCTACTACATTTGTAGTTAAAAATACAGGCGAAGCTCCGCTGGTAATCACTCGCGTAATTGCTTCCTGCGGATGTACAACCCCCGAATGGACAAAAGAACCGATCGCTCCCGGTCAGACCGGAGATATTAAAATAACATACGATCCGAAAGGACGTCCCGGACCGTTCTCCAAAACAATTTCAGTTTACAGCAACGGTAAAACCGGAAGTTACATCCTGACCATACGGGGAGAGGTAATTTAA
- a CDS encoding alpha-2-macroglobulin family protein: MKIKAIIVSALILCCLSATIMYTTAAQSKNESKMITEAIQGKNTPQLIKALIGRMKEQLEVNEDDFPALIKEVENYAAECKDPASTAVLHSMVAEMYNRYYIQNRWKINQRTDLVGYVPEDIREWTSNLFTQKIKEELNVSLQPAGLLKQTPVSEFKAILETGKDTPALRPTLYDFLAFRVLDIAPSTEIYEELIAYLNTQPDKKAVVLTTLDYLSFKYPSLYQEKDRVPYQAALDSLQKVYADKDYSVEIVAARLNALMSAGDYNNPAKQDSLKTIEYNICKETIARFPNYERIGLLKNRLAEMQNPLLRVNTENTIYPGKELNLKVNYRNIPKITVSIYKSLKTPLQTTYYNVKDTSQALGALVKEVTFSLSQPNTYTESDTSLVIPMGDMGLYECIITVPGTQIKTNNLFSVSRLASVSRNMTNGSTEVLVTDYLSGKPVSDATVVYYSGKRNNLQKQGTVKTDRDGLAVLPRQSELMGYQATHREDIYSMLTLVYPGGQLIQNKTKVRPQLALFTDRGLYRPGQNLYFKGIAYVNDTETPYAVEGETYKITLRDANWKEVATKELKTDKFGSFNGEFTLPQQTLSGMFTLSTEYTSTSVRVEEYKRPTFFVELLPVKGDISFGDQVTIEGKAQTFSGVSLQSGEVTYRINKQPFWMRNYFGGNTNEQVAEGTTTIDNDGTFSFKFRPEKSTNGYSFFPYQSYIVTATLTDSNGETQEATYTFSVGETSIVLNTDIPSQIDKDSVNAIVSAQTLNGEKLTIEGTYTIYKLSDKGTDTLYGQEEYKEEQQVGAGKFVSGQAIDKEAFKKLAAGRYRIKLEAKDSKGRPATTQQDFILYSLRDKRPPVFTHLWLLNEKTDCLPGEEANILFGTSDKEAHVLYELYQDGKCISRKRLVLNNENHLFRIPFLESYGKGIVASFTFVKNGRLYTTQSQIKRQQPDRRLTIKPTTFRDRLLPGSRETWKFRILDADSVPVSAEVLASMYDASLDKILPFNWYFNPERSVYLNIPFFNTGTGMDQKMMYDAGRPDRINIPDYQYDRLNWQGIMDFRNRRAYGGGIMMKSSAAPMMAESQAVEYILDDAVTITGGVLEENAVVSQSQKADEGAADTPQETMLQVRENFNETAFFYPALLTNKEGDIELQFTLPESNTTWKFQAVANTSDMKYGLLTKEVISSKPLMVVPNLPRFMRQGDEVSVNTQVINNSKESISGRVSLELFDPATDQPIICLTKSQKTFTLAADSITTASWTFRVPETTNLIGIRIVADSDSGSDGEQHLIPVLSNQLLVTESTPFYLMGENEKQIRLSGNQPSGTRKPFSMTLELTANPIWYAVQALPTLTQPANDNIISWFASYYSNTLANYIATANPRIQKVISQWKAQGGTASTLYSNLEKNQELKNILLQETPWVLAADNETEQKQRLSLLFDLNRAAQQRELALQQLLKQQNEDGAWGWFKGFYPSREITLHILKGMSQLVELGAVQYGQEEKEMQMKALRYLDKQMQSDYERLQQVDKKWQASSPNSLQLEFLFVRSSYRDIPELGEAREAIRFYTTQAEKTWNKQNLYGKGEIALLMHRNGKKEVASEILAWLRKTATISTEQGMYWANNRRENGFFISPIDTHCLLMKVFNTLSPDSKDTDRMKQWLLNQKRTQNWESVPATLNAIYALLLTGSDWLNDNNTCTVDWGGKTYSTAEGETATGYLKVVLDGKEISSGSNSVSIRKEGNVPAWGAVYEQYFENINKVDKQKGVLNVEKKLFIESNSGTGLQIQPVTDGKLRIGDKVVVRLTIRTDREMDYVFLKDLRAGCFEPADQISGTKFRDGVMYYQSPTDVSENFFFNRLPVGTFVIEYPVYVTRTGEYAGGISTIQCLYAPEFVSHTESETILVK; encoded by the coding sequence ATGAAGATAAAAGCTATTATTGTTTCCGCATTGATACTCTGCTGTTTGTCAGCAACTATCATGTATACGACAGCGGCACAATCGAAAAATGAAAGCAAAATGATTACCGAAGCCATTCAAGGTAAGAACACACCGCAACTGATCAAAGCTTTGATCGGCCGGATGAAAGAGCAACTCGAAGTGAACGAGGACGATTTTCCTGCGCTTATTAAAGAAGTGGAAAACTATGCAGCCGAATGCAAAGATCCGGCCTCGACAGCCGTACTCCATTCGATGGTAGCAGAAATGTACAACCGCTATTACATACAGAACCGGTGGAAGATCAACCAACGGACCGACCTGGTCGGTTACGTTCCGGAAGATATCCGCGAATGGACTTCCAATCTTTTCACCCAAAAGATTAAGGAGGAACTAAATGTTTCGCTGCAACCGGCCGGCCTCTTGAAGCAAACACCCGTATCCGAATTCAAGGCAATCCTTGAAACAGGGAAAGATACTCCGGCCCTTCGCCCTACCCTGTATGATTTCCTGGCATTCCGTGTCCTGGATATTGCTCCTTCGACAGAGATATACGAAGAACTGATCGCTTATCTGAATACGCAACCGGATAAAAAGGCAGTGGTACTTACCACCCTTGATTACCTTTCGTTCAAATATCCTTCCCTTTATCAGGAAAAGGATAGAGTTCCCTATCAGGCCGCTCTCGACAGCTTGCAGAAAGTGTATGCTGATAAGGATTACTCGGTAGAAATCGTTGCCGCCCGGTTAAATGCACTGATGTCTGCCGGCGATTATAACAATCCGGCAAAACAGGATTCCCTCAAGACAATAGAATACAATATTTGTAAGGAGACAATTGCCCGTTTCCCGAACTACGAACGGATCGGCCTATTAAAGAATCGGTTGGCGGAAATGCAAAATCCGCTGTTACGCGTCAATACAGAGAATACGATCTATCCGGGAAAAGAGTTGAACCTGAAAGTTAATTACAGGAATATCCCCAAGATCACCGTTAGTATATACAAAAGTCTGAAAACACCTTTGCAGACAACCTATTATAATGTAAAAGACACCAGCCAGGCACTCGGTGCACTCGTTAAAGAGGTTACTTTCTCTTTATCACAGCCCAACACATACACAGAGTCGGACACAAGCCTTGTTATCCCGATGGGAGATATGGGATTGTACGAATGTATCATTACGGTGCCCGGTACGCAGATAAAGACCAACAACCTGTTCAGTGTGAGTCGTCTGGCCAGTGTTTCACGCAATATGACCAACGGTTCCACCGAAGTGCTGGTGACAGACTACCTGAGCGGAAAGCCGGTAAGCGATGCCACCGTCGTTTACTATTCCGGGAAACGCAACAATCTGCAGAAGCAGGGAACTGTGAAAACAGACCGTGACGGATTAGCCGTTCTTCCCCGCCAAAGCGAATTGATGGGTTATCAGGCTACGCACCGCGAAGATATTTATTCAATGCTGACACTTGTTTATCCGGGCGGACAGCTCATTCAAAATAAAACAAAAGTCCGTCCGCAACTGGCTCTGTTCACCGACCGGGGATTGTATCGTCCGGGACAAAACCTCTATTTTAAAGGTATAGCTTATGTCAACGATACAGAAACACCATACGCCGTAGAAGGAGAAACCTATAAGATCACTTTACGGGATGCCAATTGGAAAGAAGTGGCAACCAAAGAGTTGAAGACCGACAAATTCGGTTCTTTCAACGGCGAGTTTACATTGCCTCAGCAGACACTTAGCGGAATGTTCACCCTTTCCACCGAGTATACCAGCACCAGCGTACGTGTGGAAGAATACAAACGCCCGACTTTCTTTGTCGAGCTATTGCCTGTCAAAGGAGATATTTCTTTCGGCGACCAAGTGACGATCGAAGGGAAAGCACAGACTTTCTCCGGCGTTTCCCTGCAAAGCGGAGAAGTGACTTACCGTATTAACAAGCAACCTTTCTGGATGCGTAATTATTTTGGTGGTAACACGAACGAACAGGTGGCAGAAGGAACCACAACAATCGACAACGATGGTACGTTCTCCTTCAAATTCCGTCCGGAGAAATCGACAAACGGATACAGCTTCTTCCCTTATCAGAGTTACATCGTAACAGCAACCCTGACCGACAGTAACGGAGAGACGCAGGAAGCAACCTATACGTTCTCAGTCGGAGAAACCAGTATCGTCCTGAATACCGATATTCCCTCACAAATAGACAAGGACTCTGTTAATGCAATCGTATCGGCACAGACGCTGAACGGGGAGAAACTAACTATCGAGGGTACTTATACAATCTATAAATTAAGTGATAAAGGAACAGATACCCTCTACGGACAGGAAGAATATAAAGAAGAACAACAGGTCGGAGCCGGCAAATTCGTTTCCGGACAGGCCATCGACAAAGAAGCATTCAAAAAACTGGCTGCCGGTCGTTATCGCATCAAACTGGAAGCCAAAGATTCAAAAGGTCGTCCAGCCACTACACAACAAGACTTTATATTATATAGTCTGCGAGATAAACGACCACCGGTATTCACACATCTATGGTTATTGAATGAGAAGACCGATTGCCTGCCGGGAGAAGAAGCCAATATACTGTTCGGTACATCCGACAAAGAGGCTCATGTCCTTTATGAATTGTATCAGGATGGCAAATGTATTTCACGTAAACGGTTGGTATTAAATAATGAGAACCATCTTTTCCGTATTCCATTCCTGGAAAGCTATGGAAAAGGTATTGTTGCCAGCTTCACCTTCGTAAAGAACGGAAGGTTGTACACCACCCAGTCGCAAATCAAACGTCAGCAACCGGATCGCCGTCTGACTATTAAACCGACGACTTTCCGCGACCGTCTGCTGCCGGGTAGCCGGGAAACCTGGAAATTCCGCATACTGGATGCTGATTCCGTTCCCGTTAGTGCAGAGGTACTGGCAAGCATGTATGATGCCTCACTGGATAAGATTTTACCGTTCAACTGGTACTTCAATCCGGAACGTTCTGTTTACCTGAACATCCCATTCTTTAATACAGGAACCGGTATGGATCAGAAAATGATGTACGATGCCGGAAGACCTGATCGTATTAATATACCTGATTATCAGTATGACCGTTTGAACTGGCAGGGCATTATGGATTTCAGAAACCGTAGAGCCTATGGCGGAGGTATCATGATGAAATCGTCGGCCGCCCCGATGATGGCAGAATCCCAAGCTGTTGAATATATATTAGATGATGCCGTAACGATTACCGGAGGTGTACTGGAAGAAAATGCAGTTGTATCACAGTCGCAGAAAGCGGATGAAGGCGCAGCGGATACACCGCAGGAAACAATGTTGCAGGTAAGGGAGAACTTTAATGAAACTGCATTCTTCTACCCTGCCCTCTTGACGAACAAAGAAGGTGATATAGAGCTGCAATTCACTTTACCGGAAAGCAATACGACCTGGAAGTTCCAGGCTGTGGCTAACACATCCGATATGAAATACGGTCTGTTGACAAAAGAAGTGATCAGCAGTAAGCCGTTGATGGTCGTGCCGAATCTCCCGCGCTTCATGCGCCAGGGTGACGAAGTGTCTGTCAATACACAGGTGATAAACAATTCAAAGGAATCTATCTCTGGACGAGTAAGCCTCGAATTATTTGATCCGGCAACCGATCAGCCAATTATCTGTTTAACCAAGTCGCAGAAAACATTCACACTGGCTGCCGACAGTATTACGACAGCTTCATGGACATTCCGCGTGCCGGAAACAACCAATCTGATCGGAATACGTATCGTAGCCGACTCGGATTCAGGCAGCGATGGCGAACAACACCTGATCCCAGTCCTATCGAACCAGTTGCTTGTTACGGAAAGCACGCCGTTCTACCTGATGGGAGAAAACGAAAAGCAGATCCGGTTATCCGGCAATCAACCCTCCGGAACCCGTAAGCCGTTCAGTATGACACTGGAACTGACAGCCAACCCGATCTGGTATGCCGTACAGGCCCTGCCGACGTTAACGCAGCCGGCCAACGACAATATCATTTCATGGTTCGCTTCGTATTACAGCAACACACTGGCTAACTATATCGCTACTGCCAATCCGCGCATACAGAAAGTGATCAGCCAGTGGAAGGCCCAGGGAGGAACAGCTTCAACCCTGTATTCAAACCTGGAAAAGAACCAGGAACTGAAAAATATCCTGCTTCAAGAAACGCCGTGGGTACTGGCTGCCGACAACGAAACAGAGCAGAAACAACGGTTATCCTTATTGTTCGACCTGAATCGTGCTGCCCAGCAACGCGAACTGGCTTTGCAACAATTGTTGAAGCAACAGAATGAAGACGGCGCATGGGGATGGTTCAAAGGCTTCTATCCCAGCCGCGAGATCACACTGCATATCCTGAAAGGAATGTCACAATTGGTAGAACTGGGTGCCGTTCAATACGGACAAGAAGAAAAAGAGATGCAGATGAAGGCACTCAGGTATCTGGACAAACAGATGCAATCGGATTACGAACGCCTGCAACAAGTCGATAAGAAGTGGCAGGCCAGTTCACCGAACTCATTGCAACTGGAATTCTTATTCGTCCGTAGCTCTTACCGGGATATACCTGAACTGGGTGAGGCCCGCGAAGCGATTCGTTTCTACACGACACAGGCTGAAAAAACATGGAATAAACAGAACCTTTACGGTAAAGGAGAAATTGCCCTATTGATGCACCGGAACGGTAAAAAGGAAGTGGCCAGCGAGATACTTGCCTGGTTGCGTAAAACAGCTACCATCTCTACCGAACAGGGCATGTATTGGGCGAACAACCGGAGAGAGAACGGTTTCTTTATCTCCCCGATCGATACGCATTGTCTGTTGATGAAAGTATTCAATACTTTATCGCCGGACTCTAAAGATACCGACCGCATGAAGCAATGGTTATTGAACCAGAAACGTACTCAGAACTGGGAGTCGGTTCCAGCTACACTGAATGCGATCTACGCCCTATTATTGACCGGAAGTGACTGGCTGAATGATAACAATACCTGTACCGTCGACTGGGGAGGTAAAACATACAGCACTGCCGAAGGTGAAACGGCAACCGGTTATCTGAAGGTCGTACTGGACGGAAAAGAAATTTCTTCCGGAAGCAATTCCGTTTCCATCCGAAAGGAAGGAAATGTACCTGCCTGGGGAGCCGTTTACGAACAGTACTTCGAAAATATAAATAAGGTAGATAAACAGAAGGGGGTACTCAACGTTGAAAAGAAATTGTTCATCGAAAGCAATAGCGGCACCGGCCTGCAGATACAGCCGGTAACCGACGGTAAACTTCGCATAGGCGACAAAGTAGTAGTACGCCTGACTATCCGCACGGATCGTGAAATGGATTATGTATTCCTGAAAGACTTACGGGCAGGATGTTTCGAACCGGCCGACCAGATTTCAGGAACGAAATTCAGAGACGGAGTAATGTATTACCAGTCACCGACAGACGTATCGGAGAACTTCTTCTTTAACCGTCTGCCGGTAGGAACCTTCGTTATCGAATATCCTGTTTACGTAACACGTACAGGAGAATATGCAGGTGGAATCAGTACAATTCAATGCCTGTACGCTCCCGAATTTGTTTCGCATACGGAAAGCGAGACAATCCTGGTTAAGTAA
- a CDS encoding dihydrofolate reductase, with amino-acid sequence MSTISIIAAIAENNAIGKNNKLLWRLPADMRRFKDLTTGHAVIMGRKTFESLPKGPLPNRKNVILTTMPEAGFVNCFACESMGAALDICEKEDEIFILGGALVYRQALRIADKMYITRVHGEFKDADTFFPVVNWDMWEEVERQEFPADAKHAYPYTFLTYHRKK; translated from the coding sequence ATGAGTACAATTTCAATCATTGCCGCAATTGCAGAGAACAACGCGATTGGTAAAAACAACAAGTTGTTATGGCGTCTGCCAGCCGACATGCGACGTTTCAAAGACTTGACCACCGGCCATGCCGTGATCATGGGACGTAAAACATTCGAATCTCTGCCTAAAGGACCGCTTCCCAACCGGAAGAACGTGATCCTGACTACTATGCCGGAAGCAGGTTTTGTAAACTGCTTTGCCTGCGAATCAATGGGCGCTGCATTGGATATCTGCGAAAAAGAAGATGAAATATTCATCCTTGGCGGCGCTTTGGTATATCGTCAGGCGTTACGTATCGCAGACAAGATGTACATCACACGCGTACACGGAGAGTTTAAGGATGCCGATACATTTTTCCCTGTCGTAAACTGGGATATGTGGGAAGAGGTGGAACGCCAGGAATTTCCGGCTGATGCCAAACATGCTTATCCGTATACATTCCTTACTTATCACCGTAAGAAATAA
- a CDS encoding thymidylate synthase yields MKQYLELLDRVLAEGVRKEDRTGTGTQSVFGHQMRFNLEEGFPLLTTKKLHLKSIIYELLWFLQGDTNAKYLQEHGVRIWNEWADPDGNLGHIYGFQWRSWPDYKGGSIDQISEAVDTIKHNPDSRRIIVSAWNVGDLENMNLPPCHAFFQFYVANGRLSLQMYQRSADIFLGVPFNIASYALLLQMMAQVTGLKAGDFVHTLGDAHIYSNHIEQVKLQLTREPRPLPRMEINPDVKSIFDFKFEDFNLTGYDPHPHIKGEVAV; encoded by the coding sequence ATGAAACAATATTTAGAATTGCTGGATCGCGTATTGGCCGAAGGTGTCAGGAAGGAAGACCGTACCGGGACCGGTACACAAAGTGTTTTCGGCCACCAGATGCGATTCAATCTGGAAGAGGGATTCCCTCTGCTTACAACGAAGAAACTGCATCTGAAGTCGATCATATACGAACTGCTCTGGTTCCTGCAGGGAGATACGAATGCGAAGTATCTGCAGGAACATGGCGTGCGTATCTGGAACGAATGGGCAGACCCTGACGGAAACCTGGGACATATCTACGGTTTCCAGTGGCGCTCATGGCCGGACTACAAGGGAGGTTCCATCGATCAGATCAGTGAAGCTGTCGACACGATCAAACATAATCCGGATTCCCGACGGATCATTGTCAGTGCCTGGAATGTGGGTGACCTGGAAAACATGAACCTTCCGCCGTGTCATGCGTTCTTCCAGTTTTATGTGGCAAACGGACGGCTGAGCCTGCAAATGTATCAGCGCAGTGCCGACATATTCCTGGGCGTACCTTTCAATATTGCTTCCTACGCACTGTTACTGCAGATGATGGCACAGGTTACAGGACTGAAGGCCGGAGATTTCGTTCATACGCTGGGCGATGCACATATCTACAGCAACCACATTGAACAGGTAAAACTACAGCTTACCCGCGAACCACGTCCTCTCCCCCGGATGGAAATTAATCCGGACGTAAAAAGCATCTTCGATTTCAAATTTGAAGATTTCAACCTGACCGGCTACGACCCGCATCCTCATATCAAAGGGGAAGTGGCGGTCTGA